A genomic region of Hippoglossus hippoglossus isolate fHipHip1 chromosome 8, fHipHip1.pri, whole genome shotgun sequence contains the following coding sequences:
- the LOC117766077 gene encoding B-cell receptor CD22-like, with the protein MDRHRGLDIKDYLKTSVTNTSGHGATKEGDSVNVTCRNSCDGGDVSSAFIWLKNGVSIHEGPSLYWRDISPSNSGNYTCSLEAHNGTTSRVVNINVEYGPKNTSVSVRPSTEVDVGSNVILTCSSRANPPVENYSWFKVDEDDVIIVENKSELHFREFSLAAGGRYLCSATNKHGSQNSTMVTLKVKAHFPYISIIASAAAALLIVAAVVIAVRRFNEKRAREPEADHVGDQQNTVYLNWPIPDNSNEGNPHIHLMASVRWM; encoded by the exons ATGGACCGGCACAGGGGGCTCGACATTAAAGATT ATCTGAAAACGTCGGTGACAAACACGAGCGGACACGGAGCAACAAAGGAAGGTGACTCTGTGAATGTGACCTGTAGAAATAGCTGTGATGGCGGTGACGTCTCATCTGCTTTCATCTGGCTTAAGAACGGAGTGTCCATCCATGAAGGACCTTCACTTTACTGGAGAGACATTTCCCCCTCAAACTCTGGAAATTACACTTGTTCCCTCGAAGCTCACAATGGGACGACATCAAGGGTCGTAAATATTAACGTTGAAT acggCCCTAAGAACACATCGGTGTCAGTCCGACCATCGACGGAGGTGGATGTAGGCAGCAACGTTAttctcacctgcagcagccGTGCAAACCCCCCGGTGGAGAATTACTCTTGGTTTAAAGTTGATGAGGATGATGTTATAATTGTTGAAAACAAGTCTGAGCTGCACTTTAGGGAATTTTCTCTTGCCGCTGGTGGCCGGTACTTATGCAGCGCCACCAACAAACACGGAAGTCAAAACTCTACAATGGTGACTTTAAAAGTTAAAG CACATTTTCCATATATAAGTATTATtgccagtgctgctgctgcccttcTGATCGTTGCTGCCGTTGTGATCGCCGTCAGAAG ATTCAATGAAAAAAGGGCAAGGGAACCAGAGGCTGATCATGTGGGGGACCAGCAG AACACAGTCTACCTCAACTGGCCCATACCTGACAACAGCAATGAGGGAAATCCACATATTCACTTGAT GGCCTCTGTCAGATGGATGTGA
- the LOC117765806 gene encoding B-cell receptor CD22-like isoform X1 has translation MYPEHGNLTWILSLLLLSGVLSNEWKVEYQPSVCAVKGSSVVIPCSFYYPKGEKVQEVKWGQESKDIYKGHFIFDSASNNQSSRFQYIGDKLQNCSLKINPVEHNIADKYIFRFITKSPTGQWTGTGGSTLKIVDLKTSVTNTSGHGATKEGDSVNVTCRNSCDGGDVSSAFIWLKNGESIHKGPSLYWRDISPSNSGNYTCSLEAHNGTTSRVVNINVEYGPKNTSVSVRPSTEVDVGSNVILTCSSRANPPVENYSWFKVDEDDVIIVENKSELHFREFSLAAGGRYLCSATNKHGSQNSTMVTLKVKAHFPYISIIASAAAALLIVAAVVIAVRSLCFRFNEKRAREPEADHVGDQQNTVYLNWPIPDNSNEGNPCEGEQIETVYTNIDFNTKRKSDMQQQMDSHSNDEGAIYSMLQFPGSYS, from the exons ATGTACCCTGAGCACGGAAACCTGACCTGGATACTGAGCCTCCTGCTTCTGTCTG GTGTTCTCAGCAATGAGTGGAAAGTGGAATATCAACCAAGTGTCTGTGCAGTGAAAGGCTCATCTGTCGTCATTCCATGTTCATTTTACTATCCCAAAGGAGAGAAAGTACAAGAGGTCAAGTGGGGTCAAGAGAGCAAAGATATTTACAAGGGGCATTTCATCTTTGATAGTGCTTCAAATAATCAATCTTCAAGATTTCAGTATATTGGGGACAAACTTCAAAattgttctttaaaaataaacccagTAGAGCACAATATtgcagataaatatatattcaggttcataaccAAATCCCCAACTGGCCAATGGACCGGCACAGGGGGCTCGACATTAAAGATTGTTG ATCTGAAAACGTCGGTGACAAACACGAGCGGACACGGAGCGACAAAGGAAGGTGACTCTGTGAATGTGACCTGTAGAAATAGCTGTGATGGCGGTGACGTCTCATCTGCTTTCATCTGGCTTAAGAACGGAGAGTCCATCCATAAAGGACCTTCACTTTACTGGAGAGACATTTCCCCCTCAAACTCTGGAAATTACACTTGTTCCCTCGAAGCTCACAATGGGACGACATCAAGGGTCGTAAATATTAACGTTGAAT acggCCCTAAGAACACATCGGTGTCAGTCCGACCATCGACGGAGGTGGATGTAGGCAGCAACGTTAttctcacctgcagcagccGTGCAAACCCCCCGGTGGAGAATTACTCTTGGTTTAAAGTTGATGAGGATGATGTTATAATTGTTGAAAACAAGTCTGAGCTGCACTTTAGGGAATTTTCTCTTGCCGCTGGTGGCCGGTACTTATGCAGCGCCACCAACAAACACGGAAGTCAAAACTCTACAATGGTGACTTTAAAAGTTAAAG CACATTTTCCATATATAAGTATTATtgccagtgctgctgctgcccttcTGATCGTTGCTGCCGTTGTGATCGCCGTCAGAAG TCTGTGTTTCAGATTCAATGAAAAAAGGGCAAGGGAACCAGAGGCTGATCATGTGGGGGACCAGCAG AACACAGTCTACCTCAACTGGCCCATACCTGACAACAGCAATGAGGGAAATCCATGCGAGGGAGAACAAATAGAAACGGTCTACACAAACATTGACTTCAACACCAAGAGGAAGTCAGACAT GCAGCAACAGATGGACTCTCATAGCAATGATGAAGGTGCGATCTACAGCATGTTGCAG TTTCCAGGGAGCTACTCTTGA
- the LOC117765806 gene encoding B-cell receptor CD22-like isoform X2, with protein sequence MYPEHGNLTWILSLLLLSGVLSNEWKVEYQPSVCAVKGSSVVIPCSFYYPKGEKVQEVKWGQESKDIYKGHFIFDSASNNQSSRFQYIGDKLQNCSLKINPVEHNIADKYIFRFITKSPTGQWTGTGGSTLKIVDLKTSVTNTSGHGATKEGDSVNVTCRNSCDGGDVSSAFIWLKNGESIHKGPSLYWRDISPSNSGNYTCSLEAHNGTTSRVVNINVEYGPKNTSVSVRPSTEVDVGSNVILTCSSRANPPVENYSWFKVDEDDVIIVENKSELHFREFSLAAGGRYLCSATNKHGSQNSTMVTLKVKAHFPYISIIASAAAALLIVAAVVIAVRRFNEKRAREPEADHVGDQQNTVYLNWPIPDNSNEGNPCEGEQIETVYTNIDFNTKRKSDMQQQMDSHSNDEGAIYSMLQFPGSYS encoded by the exons ATGTACCCTGAGCACGGAAACCTGACCTGGATACTGAGCCTCCTGCTTCTGTCTG GTGTTCTCAGCAATGAGTGGAAAGTGGAATATCAACCAAGTGTCTGTGCAGTGAAAGGCTCATCTGTCGTCATTCCATGTTCATTTTACTATCCCAAAGGAGAGAAAGTACAAGAGGTCAAGTGGGGTCAAGAGAGCAAAGATATTTACAAGGGGCATTTCATCTTTGATAGTGCTTCAAATAATCAATCTTCAAGATTTCAGTATATTGGGGACAAACTTCAAAattgttctttaaaaataaacccagTAGAGCACAATATtgcagataaatatatattcaggttcataaccAAATCCCCAACTGGCCAATGGACCGGCACAGGGGGCTCGACATTAAAGATTGTTG ATCTGAAAACGTCGGTGACAAACACGAGCGGACACGGAGCGACAAAGGAAGGTGACTCTGTGAATGTGACCTGTAGAAATAGCTGTGATGGCGGTGACGTCTCATCTGCTTTCATCTGGCTTAAGAACGGAGAGTCCATCCATAAAGGACCTTCACTTTACTGGAGAGACATTTCCCCCTCAAACTCTGGAAATTACACTTGTTCCCTCGAAGCTCACAATGGGACGACATCAAGGGTCGTAAATATTAACGTTGAAT acggCCCTAAGAACACATCGGTGTCAGTCCGACCATCGACGGAGGTGGATGTAGGCAGCAACGTTAttctcacctgcagcagccGTGCAAACCCCCCGGTGGAGAATTACTCTTGGTTTAAAGTTGATGAGGATGATGTTATAATTGTTGAAAACAAGTCTGAGCTGCACTTTAGGGAATTTTCTCTTGCCGCTGGTGGCCGGTACTTATGCAGCGCCACCAACAAACACGGAAGTCAAAACTCTACAATGGTGACTTTAAAAGTTAAAG CACATTTTCCATATATAAGTATTATtgccagtgctgctgctgcccttcTGATCGTTGCTGCCGTTGTGATCGCCGTCAGAAG ATTCAATGAAAAAAGGGCAAGGGAACCAGAGGCTGATCATGTGGGGGACCAGCAG AACACAGTCTACCTCAACTGGCCCATACCTGACAACAGCAATGAGGGAAATCCATGCGAGGGAGAACAAATAGAAACGGTCTACACAAACATTGACTTCAACACCAAGAGGAAGTCAGACAT GCAGCAACAGATGGACTCTCATAGCAATGATGAAGGTGCGATCTACAGCATGTTGCAG TTTCCAGGGAGCTACTCTTGA
- the LOC117766196 gene encoding neuropeptide B-like — MEMPANLILRLVLISALVACSPTEAWYKQVAGPSYYSVGRASGLLSGIRRSPYVRRAELEPSDSGESAANSLFSELTSRNSILKTMPVCIKDITPNLQSCELFQEVKGSFKCKADVFLSLDSSDCAGD; from the exons ATGGAGATGCCCGCTAACCTCATCCTCCGCCTGGTGCTGATCTCCGCCCTGGTCGCCTGCAGTCCGACGGAGGCGTGGTACAAGCAGGTGGCCGGGCCGAGCTACTACTCGGTGGGCAGGGCGTCCGGCTTGCTGTCCGGCATCCGGAGGTCACCGTACGTCAGGAGAGCGGAGCTGGAGCCGTCAGACAGCGGAGAGTCTGCGGCCAACAGCCTGTTTTCTGAATTAACTTCGCGCAACTCCATCCTGAAGACAATG CCTGTTTGCATCAAGGACATTACACCAAACCTGCAGAGCTGTGAATTGTTCCAGGAAGTCAAGGGTTCGTTCAAGTGTAAAGCGgacgtcttcctctctctggacTCCTCCGACTGTGCAGGGGACTGA